One Hevea brasiliensis isolate MT/VB/25A 57/8 chromosome 5, ASM3005281v1, whole genome shotgun sequence genomic region harbors:
- the LOC131180111 gene encoding uncharacterized protein LOC131180111: MELLKDYDCIIDYHPGKANIVANALSQKSLAVLKVMNAHLRLKTDGVIVAELRIKSSLIQQVQDAQKTDEELMAIVSKSSDEKEGEYVVKRDGYLYYKDRLCVPNVRDLKQNILREAHTSAYAMHPGSNKMHQDLKMHYW, encoded by the coding sequence ATGGAATtgcttaaagactatgattgcataaTAGATTACCATCCAGGAAAAGCCAATATAGTAGCTAATGCCCTCAGCCAAAAGTCATTGGCAGTTTTAAAGGTAATGAATGCTCATCTAAGGTTGAAAACTGATGGTGTGATTGTAGCTGAATTAAGGATTAAATCCAGTTTGATTCAACAGGTGCAAGATGCACAGAAAACAGATGAGGAGTTAATGGCAATAGTTAGTAAATCGTCAGATGAGAAGGAAGGCGAATATGTGGTAAAAAGAGATGGTTATTTGTATTACAAAGACAGACTCTGTGTGCcgaatgtaagagatttgaagcagAACATCCTCAGAGAAGCACACACTTCTGCTTATGCTATGCATCCAGGCAGTAACAAAATGCACCAGGATCTGAAGATGCATTACTGgtag